A single window of Desulfovibrio sp. JC010 DNA harbors:
- a CDS encoding ABC transporter ATP-binding protein — protein MPKGERYSYLKNKHLIRRCLSYFGPYKFKIFVSFVSMAIVAAATAATAYLIQPAMDDIFINKDREALMLVPIAFVAVMLIKGVFRFLQTYLMNSVGLLVLEKLRNDLFSKIICLPMDFFEESQVGMLMSRILNDVIEIRASLPSFVMMIREACTIICLIGLVFYRDPYLAFFAVLVLPLAIFPFFYFGRKLRKLGRKNQSKISDINALLQESFSGVKVIKAFANEKLETEKFAEENYRLVRIAIKSVLNSELSSRIMEIVGAFGIGLVLWYGGAQVIDGHSTPGTFFSFIAALVMLYEPIKKMNTSNHTIQRALAGAERVFEILDSPKINVEKGGDVELEEDFKKLEIKDLTFSYPSSEKPVLDNINLDVEAGQKVAIVGPSGSGKTTLVNLIPRFYDAHEGRIILNGKPVNEYSLKSLRLKIGMVSQETFLFNASVLDNISYVSLESDLEDVEGCARTAFAHEFIERLPEGYDTMVGERGVRLSGGQKQRLTIARALFKNPPLLILDEATSALDTEAERIVQMALENLMKDRTSIVIAHRLSTVLSADVIVVMEKGKIVSKGTHKELLQNSPLYIKLYNMQFQDNS, from the coding sequence TTGCCCAAAGGCGAAAGATACAGCTATCTGAAAAATAAACATCTTATTAGAAGATGTCTTTCATATTTCGGACCTTATAAATTCAAGATTTTTGTTTCATTTGTATCCATGGCAATTGTGGCTGCGGCAACAGCTGCCACTGCGTATTTGATTCAGCCGGCCATGGATGACATCTTTATCAATAAGGATCGCGAGGCACTGATGCTGGTGCCTATCGCTTTTGTGGCGGTTATGCTGATCAAAGGCGTATTCAGGTTTTTGCAGACCTATCTGATGAATAGTGTCGGCCTGCTGGTGCTGGAGAAGCTCAGAAATGATCTTTTCAGCAAGATCATCTGTCTGCCCATGGACTTTTTTGAGGAAAGTCAGGTGGGTATGCTCATGTCCCGCATTTTGAACGATGTTATTGAAATCCGGGCCAGCCTGCCTTCATTTGTAATGATGATTCGCGAGGCGTGCACCATTATCTGTTTGATCGGACTGGTTTTTTACCGTGATCCCTATCTTGCATTTTTCGCGGTGCTGGTGCTCCCGCTGGCAATTTTTCCGTTCTTTTATTTCGGGCGTAAGCTGCGCAAGCTGGGCCGTAAAAACCAGAGCAAGATTTCCGATATTAACGCCCTACTGCAGGAAAGTTTCAGCGGGGTAAAGGTGATCAAGGCGTTTGCCAACGAAAAGCTGGAAACCGAAAAGTTCGCGGAAGAGAACTACCGTCTGGTCAGGATAGCCATCAAGTCTGTGCTGAACAGTGAACTTTCTTCGCGGATTATGGAAATCGTCGGGGCCTTCGGTATCGGTCTTGTGCTCTGGTACGGCGGTGCGCAGGTTATTGACGGCCATTCCACTCCCGGTACATTCTTTTCTTTTATCGCCGCGCTGGTCATGCTTTATGAACCGATCAAGAAAATGAACACCTCCAACCACACCATCCAGCGCGCTCTGGCCGGGGCGGAAAGGGTCTTTGAGATTCTTGATTCCCCGAAGATTAATGTGGAGAAGGGCGGCGATGTCGAACTGGAAGAAGATTTCAAAAAGCTTGAAATCAAAGACCTTACTTTCAGTTATCCTTCATCTGAAAAGCCGGTGCTGGATAACATCAACCTTGATGTTGAAGCCGGACAGAAGGTGGCCATTGTCGGTCCCAGCGGATCGGGTAAAACCACGCTGGTCAATCTCATCCCTCGGTTCTACGATGCTCATGAGGGGAGAATTATCCTTAACGGCAAACCCGTTAATGAATACAGCCTCAAATCACTGCGTTTGAAAATCGGCATGGTTTCGCAGGAAACCTTCCTGTTCAACGCATCCGTGCTCGATAACATCTCTTATGTAAGCCTTGAGTCTGATCTTGAAGATGTTGAGGGGTGCGCAAGGACCGCTTTTGCCCATGAGTTTATTGAAAGACTTCCTGAAGGTTACGATACCATGGTCGGTGAACGCGGAGTGCGACTTTCCGGCGGCCAGAAACAGAGACTGACCATTGCTCGCGCTTTGTTCAAGAACCCGCCGCTGCTCATCCTTGATGAAGCAACCAGCGCCCTTGATACCGAGGCCGAGCGCATCGTTCAGATGGCCCTTGAAAACCTCATGAAGGACAGGACCAGCATTGTTATCGCCCACAGGCTTTCTACTGTGCTTTCCGCAGATGTGATCGTGGTTATGGAAAAAGGTAAGATTGTTTCCAAGGGCACCCATAAAGAACTGCTGCAGAATTCCCCCTTGTACATCAAGCTTTACAACATGCAGTTTCAGGATAATTCATAG
- a CDS encoding lysophospholipid acyltransferase family protein encodes MKIKVDPVIFAPQVAFLYRWWVRSMRFDISGYENIIEPHKQGKPVMLALWHNELFSLIGIGFLKKLPLVTMASDSKDGQIITEVLERIGYEVARGSSTRGGLKAMLGVARIMRKQGKIGAITMDGPKGPRHEVKPGILAIAQKTGASIIPMRAYPSNPVVFEKSWDRFELPKPFMPCRILLGEPFTVTGQKLDEEVLAAEARRLEAVMAGMNPD; translated from the coding sequence ATGAAGATCAAGGTTGATCCGGTCATATTCGCGCCGCAGGTGGCTTTTTTGTACCGCTGGTGGGTACGCTCCATGCGTTTTGATATCAGCGGGTACGAGAATATTATAGAGCCGCATAAGCAGGGTAAGCCGGTTATGCTGGCCCTGTGGCACAATGAGCTGTTCAGCCTGATCGGTATCGGATTTTTGAAAAAACTGCCTTTGGTGACCATGGCCAGCGACAGCAAGGACGGCCAGATTATCACCGAGGTGCTTGAGCGTATCGGTTACGAAGTGGCCCGCGGTTCATCTACCCGTGGCGGGCTGAAAGCCATGCTCGGCGTGGCCCGGATTATGCGCAAGCAGGGCAAGATTGGTGCGATCACCATGGACGGCCCCAAAGGTCCGCGCCATGAAGTCAAGCCCGGCATTCTGGCCATTGCCCAGAAAACCGGAGCTTCTATCATTCCCATGCGCGCCTATCCGTCCAACCCCGTGGTTTTTGAAAAGTCATGGGACAGATTTGAATTGCCTAAGCCTTTCATGCCTTGCAGAATCCTGCTTGGTGAGCCGTTTACAGTAACTGGGCAGAAGCTTGATGAAGAAGTACTGGCAGCTGAAGCCCGTCGCCTTGAAGCAGTTATGGCGGGCATGAATCCGGATTAA
- a CDS encoding methyl-accepting chemotaxis protein, producing MSLKLKLITFCVAIGLIPLILVGTLSVNMASKALSDQAFGQLESVRDAKKKNLQDLVNKWFHEVELFSNVKEVYNTVGLVGEYAMEYADPGEPMDVASEEYQELHQYASAPFMPFVKTLGYDDAILINDYGRVLYSVKKEKDLGIDLKKGRYKDTNLGQAFAKAVKGEIVFADFEPYAPMGNTPVAFVCAPVRSHAGDIQGVVALRIPLKEINSIMTLRSGMGKTGESYLVGPDLLMRSDSELNPQFRTVKNSFANPGKGKVKYAAVKMALEGKSKTALMTSKDGIEQLVAFCPIEIGKSRWALISEIHEEEAFHAVNNLRNFALIISLVTAVLVVLVTLIFLRRSILGPIERIESFVSAIAAGNFKAELEGKFKSEMKKLADGIQVMVAELKNKLGFSQGMLDGMTVPCLISDTDAKISYLNQPLCDLLESGQSCQNWIGRPVKELLQAPPGEKGILTRCLDEKQSILNVERVWKTKKNNFRNVRIDAAPLYDLDKQLIGGFAVIVDLSDMKAKEKQISEQHKVMVEITEKAQTISKYLTKGASEIETQVDQVSSNTEQQFDRIEYSSQAITEMNQTLMNSVTNAENAAQQAKQTRVRAEDGMQTMTETSVAIDQLQALSDTVKENMHRLGDHSQSIGGIIGVINDIADQTNLLALNAAIEAARAGEAGRGFAVVADEVRKLAEKTVQSTKEVEEAIKSIQASAQENIANTDQTVEAVEHASELVSKSVEAFQEISSMSVDTATEIEKIAQATDQQSEAHDQIHKSVEDLKMLAGDTKEDMQESATSITSLARTAQELEKLIERLSNAAGI from the coding sequence ATGTCTCTGAAATTAAAACTAATAACTTTTTGCGTTGCCATAGGACTCATACCTTTGATTCTAGTCGGCACCTTGAGTGTCAATATGGCCTCAAAAGCTTTATCGGACCAAGCTTTCGGGCAACTCGAATCCGTCCGTGACGCTAAAAAGAAAAACCTTCAAGATCTTGTCAACAAATGGTTTCATGAAGTTGAACTCTTCTCCAATGTAAAGGAAGTATACAATACAGTTGGACTGGTGGGTGAATATGCCATGGAATATGCTGATCCAGGCGAACCCATGGATGTTGCTTCCGAAGAATATCAAGAACTTCACCAATATGCCTCCGCGCCGTTCATGCCTTTCGTAAAAACACTCGGTTATGATGATGCTATCCTTATAAATGACTATGGCCGGGTGCTCTACTCCGTAAAAAAAGAAAAAGACCTCGGGATTGACCTTAAAAAAGGTAGATACAAAGACACAAATCTCGGACAGGCTTTTGCTAAAGCCGTTAAAGGTGAGATTGTATTTGCTGATTTTGAACCGTATGCGCCCATGGGCAACACACCGGTTGCTTTTGTCTGCGCGCCGGTTCGCTCCCATGCCGGAGATATTCAGGGAGTAGTTGCCCTGCGCATTCCGCTTAAGGAAATCAACTCCATTATGACTCTTCGTTCCGGCATGGGCAAAACCGGTGAATCCTATCTTGTCGGTCCTGATTTACTGATGCGCTCGGACTCGGAACTCAATCCCCAATTCCGCACAGTTAAAAACTCCTTCGCAAATCCCGGCAAAGGAAAAGTGAAATACGCGGCTGTAAAGATGGCCCTTGAAGGTAAAAGCAAGACCGCTTTAATGACTTCCAAAGATGGAATTGAACAGCTGGTTGCTTTCTGCCCCATTGAAATCGGCAAATCCCGTTGGGCATTAATCTCTGAGATTCATGAAGAAGAAGCTTTTCATGCTGTAAACAATCTCAGAAATTTTGCGCTGATCATCTCACTGGTAACCGCGGTTCTCGTCGTGCTGGTAACACTCATCTTCCTGCGCCGCTCCATCCTCGGACCGATTGAAAGAATCGAATCTTTTGTCAGCGCAATTGCCGCAGGTAATTTTAAGGCGGAGCTTGAAGGTAAATTTAAAAGCGAAATGAAAAAGCTGGCCGACGGAATTCAGGTCATGGTTGCGGAGCTGAAAAACAAACTCGGCTTTTCCCAAGGCATGCTGGACGGCATGACTGTGCCCTGCCTGATTTCGGATACCGACGCAAAAATATCCTACCTCAACCAGCCGCTCTGCGACCTGCTGGAAAGCGGACAATCCTGCCAGAACTGGATCGGCCGTCCGGTAAAAGAACTTTTGCAGGCCCCTCCCGGGGAAAAAGGAATCCTGACTCGTTGCCTTGATGAAAAACAATCAATCCTCAATGTGGAGAGGGTCTGGAAGACCAAAAAGAATAATTTCCGCAATGTCCGGATTGATGCCGCCCCGCTCTATGACCTCGACAAACAGCTCATCGGAGGATTCGCCGTTATCGTTGACCTAAGCGATATGAAAGCTAAGGAAAAGCAGATCAGCGAACAACATAAGGTAATGGTTGAAATCACCGAAAAAGCACAGACCATTTCCAAATACCTGACCAAAGGTGCTTCCGAAATTGAAACACAGGTGGATCAGGTCAGTTCCAACACAGAACAGCAATTCGACCGTATTGAGTATTCATCGCAGGCAATTACTGAAATGAACCAGACCCTGATGAATTCCGTAACCAACGCGGAAAACGCAGCGCAGCAGGCCAAGCAGACCCGGGTGCGTGCAGAAGACGGCATGCAGACCATGACTGAAACCAGCGTGGCCATAGATCAATTGCAGGCTCTTTCGGATACGGTAAAAGAGAACATGCACAGGCTCGGCGATCACAGTCAGTCCATTGGCGGCATCATTGGCGTTATTAATGACATCGCCGACCAGACCAACCTGCTGGCCCTGAACGCTGCCATTGAGGCAGCCCGTGCCGGAGAAGCAGGCCGGGGCTTCGCAGTTGTTGCCGATGAAGTCCGCAAACTGGCAGAAAAAACTGTGCAGTCCACCAAAGAAGTGGAAGAAGCTATCAAATCCATTCAGGCTTCCGCACAGGAGAACATTGCCAATACCGACCAGACCGTGGAAGCTGTGGAACACGCCAGCGAGCTGGTGAGCAAATCGGTAGAAGCATTTCAGGAAATCTCCTCCATGTCCGTGGATACAGCCACTGAAATTGAAAAAATTGCACAGGCAACGGACCAGCAGTCCGAAGCCCACGACCAGATTCATAAAAGCGTGGAAGACCTCAAAATGCTGGCTGGAGACACCAAAGAAGACATGCAGGAATCCGCGACTTCAATTACCTCTCTGGCAAGAACAGCGCAGGAGCTTGAAAAGCTCATTGAGAGGCTCAGTAACGCAGCCGGAATTTAA
- a CDS encoding HD-GYP domain-containing protein: MRKIIDFFRRKESCGNCVASMTVHQFAESLGNAIDAKDHCTCSHSEEVAVVAQALGVQFGMHPRECELLHIAGHLHDIGKIGLPDAILKKKGKLTAEEYEIVKQHPAMGAEIVKPVASVSGLDRITGIILHHHERYDGGGYPHGLKGEQIPFGARIIAVADTLSAMASNRPYRDAIQFDKIVEEIKSCSGSQFDPQVVSEFLKISDEIGQYFAAGNVLDINQYETETVSAQGQVAIVHQ; this comes from the coding sequence ATGAGAAAGATAATAGATTTTTTTAGAAGAAAAGAATCATGCGGGAATTGTGTTGCCAGTATGACTGTTCATCAATTTGCAGAATCACTTGGTAATGCCATTGACGCAAAAGATCATTGCACATGTTCCCATTCTGAAGAAGTAGCTGTAGTTGCGCAGGCCTTGGGAGTGCAATTTGGGATGCACCCGCGAGAATGTGAATTATTGCATATTGCGGGACATCTGCATGATATCGGCAAGATCGGTTTACCGGATGCTATTTTGAAGAAAAAAGGTAAGCTTACTGCGGAAGAATATGAAATAGTGAAACAGCACCCTGCTATGGGGGCGGAAATTGTTAAGCCTGTGGCATCTGTTTCCGGGCTGGATCGCATTACGGGTATAATACTGCATCATCATGAAAGGTATGACGGCGGCGGCTATCCTCATGGTTTGAAAGGGGAGCAGATTCCCTTCGGAGCGAGGATTATTGCTGTGGCGGACACTTTATCCGCCATGGCCAGTAACCGGCCTTACCGGGATGCAATCCAGTTTGATAAGATAGTAGAAGAAATTAAATCTTGCTCAGGCAGTCAATTCGATCCGCAGGTTGTATCTGAATTTTTAAAAATATCAGATGAAATAGGACAATATTTTGCTGCCGGAAACGTGCTGGATATAAATCAGTATGAAACTGAAACAGTAAGCGCACAGGGGCAGGTTGCAATAGTTCATCAATGA
- a CDS encoding amino acid ABC transporter permease has translation MFDSPKRISSRDVLLLACIMGGAVLLFRHLAQGLNYNWDWTVIPGYIARFDPASGDWRAGMLTRGLYVTLRLSLWSILLALLAGTVMGIWRVSPRPLLRMISGSYVGLVRNVPPLVLIFIFYFFLGDQIMQATGITELSYSLDDSTSPVLSTLFGPMEQLPAFLSGVLTMALFEGAYIAEIVRAGIESIDREQWEASAALGFTRRNQLIHIILPQAFSRSLPPLAGQFISTIKDSSIVSVISIQELTFAGQELMSATYRTFEIWSLVILLYFILTFPCSIIVRELEKRMNSHKGHHH, from the coding sequence ATGTTTGATTCACCAAAAAGAATCTCCTCCCGTGATGTATTGCTGCTGGCATGCATCATGGGAGGAGCTGTTTTACTTTTCCGTCATCTGGCCCAAGGACTCAACTACAACTGGGACTGGACCGTGATTCCCGGCTACATTGCCCGCTTTGATCCCGCTTCCGGTGATTGGCGGGCAGGCATGCTTACCCGTGGTCTGTATGTCACCCTACGCCTTTCCCTGTGGTCCATTCTGCTGGCCCTGCTGGCCGGAACAGTCATGGGTATCTGGCGGGTCAGCCCGCGCCCGTTGCTGCGCATGATCTCCGGCAGCTACGTGGGACTGGTGCGCAACGTGCCCCCGCTGGTACTGATTTTTATTTTTTATTTCTTTCTCGGTGATCAAATAATGCAGGCTACCGGGATTACCGAGCTTTCATATTCTTTGGACGACAGCACGTCTCCTGTGCTGAGCACACTTTTCGGACCGATGGAACAGCTTCCGGCCTTTCTCTCCGGAGTGTTGACCATGGCCCTTTTCGAAGGAGCTTATATTGCCGAGATAGTCCGCGCAGGTATTGAATCAATCGACCGAGAACAATGGGAAGCTTCAGCAGCCTTGGGTTTTACCAGAAGAAATCAACTGATCCACATTATCCTGCCGCAGGCATTTTCCCGCTCACTGCCGCCGCTGGCCGGGCAGTTTATTTCCACCATTAAGGATTCATCCATTGTCTCAGTTATCTCTATACAGGAACTCACCTTTGCCGGGCAGGAATTGATGTCCGCCACATACCGGACCTTCGAAATCTGGTCACTTGTTATTCTGCTGTACTTTATTCTCACTTTCCCCTGCTCAATTATTGTGCGGGAACTGGAAAAAAGAATGAACAGCCACAAAGGTCATCATCATTGA
- a CDS encoding transporter substrate-binding domain-containing protein, translating to MTLWKTVSVGITTVLLIMGLSSAVWAGDARQALSQDSALENVLKRQTLRIGFSTFKPWAMKDVNGDFIGFEIDVAKRLASDMGVKARFIPTKWDGIIPALLTGKFDIIIGGMGITPKRNLKVNFSDPYEFSGMSIVANKDVAPGKSSLKSFNNADTRVSVRLGTTAEKAAKNFLPKANILKFNDEAASIQELLNGKAACLVASNPLPENLVKKYPGKLYLPLKSDFTSEPIGFAVRKGDPDFLNYLNNWIRVCNSEGWLEARYNYWFKTEDWKSQVE from the coding sequence ATGACCTTATGGAAAACCGTCAGCGTGGGCATTACTACAGTGCTCCTGATTATGGGCCTCTCATCCGCCGTCTGGGCAGGAGACGCCAGGCAGGCTCTCTCACAGGACAGTGCCCTTGAAAACGTCCTTAAACGCCAGACTCTGAGAATCGGTTTCTCAACTTTCAAACCATGGGCCATGAAAGATGTGAACGGAGACTTCATCGGCTTTGAAATCGATGTGGCCAAACGTCTTGCCTCGGATATGGGCGTAAAAGCCCGCTTTATACCTACCAAATGGGACGGCATCATCCCCGCCCTGCTGACCGGAAAATTTGATATCATCATCGGCGGCATGGGCATCACCCCCAAACGCAACCTCAAGGTCAATTTTTCCGATCCTTATGAATTCAGCGGCATGTCCATTGTAGCCAACAAAGATGTTGCTCCCGGCAAATCTTCGCTGAAATCATTTAATAACGCCGACACCCGCGTTTCCGTTCGCCTCGGTACTACTGCGGAAAAAGCGGCCAAGAACTTCCTTCCCAAGGCAAATATCCTTAAATTCAATGATGAAGCAGCCTCCATTCAGGAACTGCTCAACGGTAAAGCCGCCTGCCTTGTGGCCTCCAATCCCCTGCCTGAAAATCTGGTCAAGAAATACCCCGGCAAACTCTACCTGCCCCTGAAATCCGATTTCACCAGCGAACCCATCGGCTTTGCTGTGCGCAAGGGTGACCCGGACTTCCTGAACTACCTGAACAACTGGATCAGAGTCTGCAATTCTGAAGGCTGGCTCGAAGCCCGCTACAACTACTGGTTCAAAACCGAAGACTGGAAATCACAGGTAGAATAG
- a CDS encoding amino acid ABC transporter permease, translated as MFDTDGRPLKADNKKIFLLDSLLFCIIICGLCYLLYRGTESLGYNWQWFRVPEFLFSINDGKFTPGLLLQGLAVTLEITGLGFVLTFAIGLGAAIMRLSNSFTARSLARIYLEIIRNTPLLIQLFFIYFVVAPIVDMNGFWASVIALSLFEGAYASEIFRAGITSIDRGQWEAAFSLGGDRKFAYYNVILPQAVPRVAPPLAGQAIALVKDSALVSTVAIYDLTMQGQSIISETFLTFEIWFTVAAIYLSITLLLSWVLDNAARKFKSEW; from the coding sequence ATGTTCGACACAGACGGCCGACCTTTAAAGGCCGATAATAAAAAAATATTCCTGCTCGACTCCCTGCTCTTCTGCATTATTATCTGCGGATTATGCTACCTTCTTTACAGGGGCACGGAATCTCTGGGCTATAACTGGCAGTGGTTCCGGGTACCGGAATTTCTTTTCTCCATAAATGACGGGAAGTTCACCCCCGGCCTGCTTCTGCAGGGGCTGGCAGTAACCCTTGAAATTACCGGACTGGGATTTGTGCTGACCTTTGCCATCGGATTGGGTGCGGCCATCATGCGCCTATCCAATTCATTCACCGCCAGATCTTTGGCCCGCATCTATCTTGAAATTATCCGCAACACCCCGCTGCTGATTCAACTTTTCTTCATATATTTCGTTGTAGCACCCATTGTCGACATGAACGGCTTCTGGGCTTCAGTCATTGCACTAAGCCTTTTTGAAGGTGCCTATGCCTCTGAAATATTCCGGGCCGGGATTACTTCCATCGACCGCGGTCAATGGGAGGCGGCCTTCAGCCTCGGCGGTGACAGAAAATTTGCCTACTACAATGTCATCCTGCCGCAGGCCGTGCCGCGCGTTGCCCCGCCGCTGGCGGGACAAGCCATAGCACTGGTCAAGGATTCCGCACTGGTCAGCACTGTAGCCATTTACGACCTGACCATGCAGGGACAGTCCATTATTTCAGAAACCTTTCTCACCTTTGAGATATGGTTTACTGTGGCAGCCATATATCTTTCAATTACGCTTTTGCTTTCGTGGGTACTTGATAACGCGGCCCGCAAATTCAAAAGCGAATGGTAA
- the gap gene encoding type I glyceraldehyde-3-phosphate dehydrogenase, with protein sequence MAVKVGINGFGRIGRYLVRLIHDSKDFDLVAINARASNEDLALLFKHDSVHGTFHADVEANDDGFTVNGKQIKVTRCAPGEWLWKDLGCDMVVETTGKFRDRASCEKHMACGAKKVIISSPGIDADLTVVMGVNDAEIKPEHNIISGASCTTNCLAPVAKVINDEFGLERGLMTTVHAYTMSQRVLDGSHKDIRRARACAVNMVPTTTGAAKAVAMVIPELEGKLDGMSIRVPTPNVSLVDLTCDLGRNTTKEEVNAVLAKAANEHMGYTEMPLVSTDYLGDTHGGVVDGPCTEVMDGKMLKLIIWYDNEASFTNQLVRLMDKISGMM encoded by the coding sequence ATGGCTGTAAAAGTTGGTATTAATGGGTTTGGCAGAATCGGGCGCTACCTCGTCCGCCTGATTCACGATAGTAAGGACTTCGATCTGGTAGCCATTAACGCACGCGCTTCTAATGAAGACCTCGCTCTTCTGTTCAAGCACGATTCCGTGCACGGAACCTTCCATGCCGATGTTGAAGCAAACGATGACGGCTTCACCGTCAACGGCAAACAGATCAAGGTAACCAGATGCGCTCCCGGCGAGTGGCTCTGGAAAGATCTCGGCTGCGACATGGTGGTTGAAACCACCGGTAAATTCCGTGACCGCGCCAGCTGCGAAAAGCACATGGCCTGCGGTGCGAAAAAAGTCATCATCAGCTCCCCCGGCATTGATGCCGACCTGACTGTGGTCATGGGAGTAAACGATGCTGAAATCAAACCGGAACACAATATCATTTCCGGCGCATCCTGCACCACCAACTGTCTGGCACCTGTTGCCAAAGTCATCAATGACGAATTCGGCCTTGAACGCGGCCTGATGACCACTGTACACGCATACACCATGAGCCAGAGGGTTCTGGACGGTTCCCACAAGGATATCCGCCGCGCCCGTGCCTGTGCTGTAAACATGGTACCTACCACCACCGGTGCCGCAAAAGCGGTAGCTATGGTTATCCCGGAACTGGAAGGCAAGCTGGACGGCATGTCCATCCGTGTTCCCACCCCCAACGTCTCCCTTGTGGACCTTACCTGCGACCTCGGCCGCAACACCACCAAGGAAGAAGTCAACGCAGTACTCGCCAAGGCTGCCAACGAGCACATGGGCTACACTGAAATGCCCCTCGTCTCCACTGACTATCTCGGCGACACCCACGGTGGTGTTGTTGACGGTCCCTGCACCGAAGTCATGGACGGCAAGATGCTCAAACTCATCATCTGGTACGATAACGAAGCAAGCTTCACCAACCAGCTTGTCCGTTTGATGGATAAGATATCCGGAATGATGTAG
- the fba gene encoding class II fructose-1,6-bisphosphate aldolase — protein MPLVSPKEMFEGAYAGGYAIGAFNVNNMEIIQGIMEAGSEENAPLILQVSAGAKKYAGLNYIMKLMEAALLETDLPVVLHLDHGANFEICKEVIDGGFTSVMIDGSHLPFDENIAMTKKVVEYAHDKGVWVEAELGRLAGVEGHVSSEKSIYTDPDEAVEFVERTGCDSLAIAIGTSHGAYKFTGEAVLDFDRLDKIASMMPNYPIVLHGASSVVPEFVAMANEFGGDIAGAKGVPEDLLRKAASKAVCKINIDTDIRLAMTGVIRKFMAENPTVFDPRGYLGESRKAVKEMVRHKIINVLGCSNKA, from the coding sequence ATGCCACTAGTTTCGCCCAAGGAAATGTTCGAGGGAGCCTATGCCGGCGGCTATGCCATTGGCGCGTTCAATGTGAACAACATGGAGATCATTCAGGGAATCATGGAAGCGGGCAGCGAGGAGAACGCTCCCCTTATTCTTCAGGTTTCCGCCGGTGCCAAAAAATACGCCGGACTGAACTACATCATGAAATTGATGGAAGCCGCACTGCTGGAAACCGACCTCCCGGTTGTGCTGCATCTCGACCACGGCGCAAACTTTGAAATCTGCAAAGAAGTTATTGACGGCGGATTTACTTCAGTCATGATTGACGGTTCACATCTTCCTTTTGATGAAAACATCGCCATGACCAAAAAGGTCGTGGAATACGCACACGACAAAGGCGTATGGGTAGAAGCGGAACTCGGTCGCCTTGCCGGTGTGGAAGGACATGTTTCTTCCGAAAAAAGCATCTACACCGATCCTGATGAAGCAGTTGAATTTGTAGAACGCACAGGCTGCGACTCCCTTGCCATCGCCATCGGCACCAGCCACGGAGCATACAAGTTCACCGGAGAAGCAGTTCTGGACTTTGACCGTCTGGACAAAATCGCTTCCATGATGCCGAATTACCCCATCGTACTGCACGGAGCTTCCAGCGTTGTTCCCGAATTCGTAGCCATGGCCAACGAATTCGGCGGTGACATTGCCGGAGCAAAAGGCGTACCCGAAGATCTGCTGCGCAAAGCCGCATCCAAAGCGGTCTGCAAGATCAACATCGACACCGACATCCGCCTTGCAATGACCGGTGTTATCCGCAAATTCATGGCCGAGAACCCCACTGTATTCGACCCGAGGGGCTATCTGGGTGAATCCCGCAAGGCCGTTAAGGAAATGGTCCGCCATAAGATTATCAATGTGCTGGGCTGCTCCAACAAAGCATAA